The Coffea arabica cultivar ET-39 chromosome 9c, Coffea Arabica ET-39 HiFi, whole genome shotgun sequence nucleotide sequence ATGACTTGTAATTACAAAATAACACCAATTGATATACCTAATGACCCTATTTTGTGATTGATAGAATTTGACAATGACCAAAAATCAGTTGTACATAATGTGAGAATAAGGACTTTGatagaagaaaaaaatataggACAAAAGAAGGTTGTTCATGAGAATATTTTCTTTGAAACTCTTAAAGTTGTGACAGTTGGAAAGTAATTTTGTGGAAGTAAAaggagaaaggaaggaaaagaaaggcaaaataaaaaaattctattAAAAAACACAAGAATTATAGCAAACATCACGTTAAAAGAGATGACTAGTTTGTTTTGCTAAATTTTGTGATCATTAGCGTagttttgttgtttatttgtgTTATCTAATTTATTGAATATGATCTTTTTGAATGGTGAAATGTGTGTattaattatttgaaaaaataactggtttcgtccctcacattttacaaaaatattgttttatCCATTACTTTTAAAACAAAGCAAATTCATCCCTAACATTTAAAAATTGAATCTATTGCATTCATGAACCCAACTTTCTAATATGAATCAAACCATTCAATAACCCAGTAACGAATTTCATGGATAGTATTGATGGATTACTTGGTCAACTCCATTACATTTACATGACATTTATTgaaccaaaaaatgaaaaaataaaaaattataatagaAAAGGCCGCTCTTTTGTCTTGGAATAGTAGGGTTTCTTTTTTAGGTAAATTTTTTCATGAACCGTTAGTGTATATACTTGTTAATCTAGATATATACCATACATACAAGtttgttttttaaatttaaattgaaatgatgCGATAGGTATTTAGACCTATCAATATATACAATGACAATATATGAAAGAataatccttcttttttatgttataattatttatttttctttgttgaGTTCATtaattttcatatgaatattaaGTTGAGTTAACCAAATGATCTACCAATTATAACCTTGAAATTTGTAATCGGGTTGTTGGGTGATTGGATTCAGATTGAAAGTTGAGTACAAGGATGTAatagtttagtttttaaatgtcaaTAACGAATTCACTTCATTTTTAAAGTGAtgaacgaaaagaatatttttataaaatgtgagggatgaaactaGTCATTTTTCCTAATTActtctaatttttaattatttttattattttactaatacaacttatatatgcataaggagtatttatgaaataaaagtttcatctctTTCCTTAAAGtattttttaatgttatttttttaattgaactaattttgttatcaaaaccttAACCTCAACAAGATTTGTGTAATTTTGCAAAATTCAGTGGATGCTAGTGCAATTGTCAAAagtctcaggggaggtttcttaTATTATCCCTAGAATTTAATGTACCAAAAAAAACttgaaattcaaaaagaaaaccGGTTGGACAAGGACTCTCAACAACGAACAAACAAGACATGGACAGAGACAATTATGAGTTGTATCTCCATCACCTTGCCAGGCTGTCAAATCCGCTGGCTGATGGTACCATCCCTATGCCGATATCAAAATCTAAGGTCAAGATCCATCCTTTCCCCAAAAATTTCTCCAAATATTCACAAAAATCACTATTACTCATACTAATACTAGTAAATTAAGTAATAAATTATCCACCTTTGTCCCCTAACTCTTCACTGCTACCATACTAGAACGGGTGGCAGCAAAGGCACCTGccttctgctgctgctgctgttgcaATTGCTATTGCGGATCGCAGTTTTCCTCTTCCTGAACGGGTCCAATTCCTTTGTGGACTTCACCGATCAGGCCTGCACTGTTCTGGGTCGGTGCTTGTTTATCATTGTTTCATCTTCGTTTTTACTTGTTCTGAATTTTTGTGGAGAAGTTGAAGTTTTTGATTGATTGTTTGGTTGGTAGATCTGTTGTAATGGTGATATAATGAGAACCCTTTTTGGGTTTTGATCTAATTGGTAACCTGcattttgggttggatttaaaaGCTTGGAAAAAGACCCAATTTTTACAGCATTTGGGATGGATGCtatcttatgtgtttattcagAATTGAAGGGTGGTTTCAGTATgggaaaaaaattgtttttctttttctttaatttctcagCGTGAAATGGCGACTTTTTGTGCAGTCTAATGGTTGGATTAGAAGTATTATCTTGGAAAGTTTCAAGGAGAAAGCCAAAGCTAATTGGCTATTTGGTGTTTCTTGTTCTCTGTTGCTAGTTAGTTTAGTAGATGTTGCTGAGATGGTGTCCAATTTTGTGTTTCAATATGCAAAAAGGCATTTCTTCAAGATCAAAATATGTATGTTAAGATCTACTTGACACTGTGCAGGATTTTTTTTACTAGATATTCGGTTAAGATCCCTAATCATTCTGTTATCTGCTAAATTCGGTTAGTattgttttacaaaaaatgtGAAATTGTTTGCATTCCAAAATGACAGTATACCAAGCAAATGTGAGTTCCCTTGTGTTCTTTATGTCCTTTGCTCATGTCAAATTTTGGTATTGTGTGTTTGTACTTGTACCAAAGGGTCTGGCTCCATGCTGTAGTCCTAATGCTCTATTCAATTTGGCATAACGAGTTGGGTTTGTGGCAGGACCATAACTGCTATTCTTACttattttatgttaaaatgATCTTGTGTACCATTTTAATCAAGTTCCCCTGCACTCGAGTGGTACATTTTTCCCTACTATTACTTCGACTAAATTGGCTACTTGTGTCATTTGCCTAGGATTAATACGTTAGGAGTTCTTGGAATAAAGGATGGAGATGCAGATTGGAAGAGTAGGGAACATCATAAAATGGAATTGTTTCCTCCATAAAGTTGTGTTGTGTCCTTTGCTTTGCTTGCCTTTGTATAGTTTTGAGGCCTGATGGAAGTTTGTTGCTCGTGTGAAATTCTTAAATCAAGTTGTGGCAATACAATTATTGTCATTCATGATCGGTTCATGTTCGTGTTTCATTGCTTCAGCTTGGTTCTAAAAGCTATTCTAAATTTTTCATCATGTGTAAATTCTTTCACTAGGTTTTGATCCTATTTGTATCTGCCTAATcattctttcatttcctttgatATGTCACACCATTTATAGTTTGGTGCCAAGATGGTGGCTCAGGGTTTCACAGTTGATTTAAACAAACCTCTTGTCTTCCAGGTGAAAACTCCTAATTCTTTTTATCTTTCACTTACAATATCTTTGGTCTTAATGCTTTAGTCTGAATGATCTTATTTACAGAGTTGAAATGCCAAGCTATTATTCTTCTAGGAATTATGAATTATATTTACAGACTCTTAACTCATCCCTGGAACACCAGTGTCGGTGTAACAAGTGAAGGGTGCAGGTGTAATATCCGTGTCAAACATGGTCAAAATAAATTGATACTTGGCTTTTGGGTTGGCTGCTTGGTAGCTCTGAATTCGATCAGGTGTGAGATGAATGGGAAGAAGATCGGAACTTGCAGGAGAGGGAGATGAGAGGATATGGTGGTTTTGTTTCAGAGATTCACTGAAATCAAAGCGTattaaagaaagagaaagggtAAGCAACTAGTAGTAGATGTGAGAGAGATGAGAAGActtcaatttcaaaagataAAAGATAAGCAATTGAATATGTATCAGAAAGTTGAGAGTAACGTCATTGGCTCACATGACGATGATGTTGAATATATCACAAGtacttttattgattttataCACTATACCAATTTCATTGTCTTCTCCACTACTTGATAGTCAAGCAAATAACACACTCCATGAGTAGCCTAATACCTTTAATCATATGTCTGTGGTCCACCCTTGCCTTTTCTCTGAAACTTTTCCTCCTTCACTGGTTATCATTCAGAAGCGATTCAATAAAGTACACTATTAACCGAAAAATATAAcatatgtataatatataatatatatgtatgtatgtatgtatgtatgtatatgtttgtGTATATCTTCTCAACTATATCCAGATAAACCTGACTCTTTGGCAGTCCCAGTATCCCAAATTCTAGAAAGTTTATGAATCTGATACCTAGAGGAGCACCCAGACGTGACACCCGTGCTAGAGTCCTTGTAATTAGTTCAGTGTCTTGCTGTCACTAGAAATGACAGATTCCTATGGTGAATAGAAGCAAAAGTTGAGTTAATGGCATCCCTTAATTTTGTCCTTCCCATGCAGTGAGTACTTAAATAAACTGTTGTTAGCAATATCATAGCCTGCAGTTGCATTGTATTTGTTATGCTCTAGATTTAGTGATGCAGCCATGTTTATCTTTCTATTCTCAGTTCAAAGAGGAAACTGGAAGGTAGAGAAATGTAAACATCAACAGGTCTAAGTcctgcatttttcttcatccccccccccccccaacccacaaaacaaataaatcccCCCCAAGCCGTGAAAAGGACAAACAAAACTAGGCATAAAAAGTTTGTTGAACGGGGCAAGATGACATTTTGCCTTATAATAGACCAATTCTATTGTTTTACTAACATGCAGCAGAACATGTTTTCCTTTTTGACTTGTAACCTTTTCTAGCTGATGGATACTAGTGCTGCTGTTCTACATAAGAGATATATTTGTTTAAGTCAATTAAACCATACTTTAACTTTTTGAATTTGCTTTATGAAATTCTTTGAAATCTTACACAGGTAGGTCATCTTGGAGAATCTTATCAGGAATGGGTTCACCAGCCTATAGTTAGCAAGGAAGGTCCCCGATTTTTTGGAAGTGACTTTTGGGAGGTATACTCTCTGGTGAATTTGATAATATGATTATTCATTTAGATTGGCGCTTGAATAATTATTATATGTATTTTATCAAGTCATGCTTCACAGAGCTGATGTTGATTTCATTTTTACTTGAAATAGTTTTTAACCCGCACAGAATGGTGGGTAATCCCCCTTGTTTGGCTCCCAGTTGTATGTTGGTTTGTTTCAAAGTCAATTGTGATGGGTCATACACTTCCTCAAATAACTCTGATGGTGGTTACTGGAATCGGTGTATGGACTTTGCTAGAATACACTCTGCATCGTTTCCTTTTCCACATCAAGACGAAAAGTTATTGGTTAGTCATTGCTATGTGTGTAGGCATGTTAATTGTTTGTCGTCTTTCTTGTCGGTGTTATTTGtatttgtgttttttttcttctctatgTAATGAAATATGTAAAAACTTGTTGTAGGGGAAATACCATGCATTATCTTCTTCATGGTTGCCATCATAAGCACCCCATGGATGGTCTGCGCCTTGTCTTCCCTCCTGCTGCAACTGCTGTGCTGTGCTTCCCTGTATGTTTCCTTCTGCAGCGTTTCGTTTTTTATTCATACTGTATAAAGCCTGTATTTTCTTTCTTCACTCCCTTCCCGTTACTAATAACTCGTGCTATGCTTTACAATATTCATAGTAAGGCATTTTGGTAGTTACTGGGATCCTCGCATGTCTTTCAGACAAATGTTCCTGCCAGTAATTGACCAAGTCAGGTCATGTAATCATGCAAATTTCTTGACACATTTACGAAAAGTGCATAAAAGATACATGTGACTGAAAAGGATTCCAGGTCAGGGATATGAAATTTTCATAGGAATCTCAACAAACTGTGAGACTTGTTTTTGACTGTGACATACTGCTAGCAGCTGATTTCTGTACTATTCCTAAGTGAGTAGCCATTGCATCAAAGTTCTTCCCTTGCTAGCATTTAGGTTGAGGATGACATCGTGCTGGTGGCCACCAGATTCATGCCCCATGGGAGAGGGAGGGACAGGGCAAGATGTTATCTGCTCCATAATTCTAGAAATGCAATTTAGTAGCTACTGGGTTAGCAATGACATCTAAGAGGCACTGGACATGAATATTTGTTGTCTTCAAGGAGTAAGATGCATGGAGGGAGAAAAATTTGCTTGTGGCATTCCATTGAATATGTTGAAAATGTAGTTGCTTAGACTGGTACTGACCAGTACATAATGAACTTTCACCTACTGAAACTGTCTAAACAACAAGTTCGAGTCTGGTTTCAGTGTCTGATTTTCTGCCATTTTGGATGGTGGTTGTCTTAAACTGCTCCAATTTACTCTTTCAGCTCTCACTGGAGGTTTGTTGAGCTTTAGTTGATATTTTGTCTGTATGGAGTGAATATTTTGACTGAATTTATCCGAGATAACTGGTGAATACGGTACATCATGTTCTAATGAGTACAGATAACAgaaaaatgtttgaaaagaaatgcaaatccATTTTATGCTTGCCTTCGGCTACACGTGTCTGATAAGCAGTCTTAAACTCGGGCCTTTCTTCCAAGTCTGCCCCTTTTAGTTAATTCTTAGGAGTATATGCACAGcacattcttcttcttctgataCTAATCTTCTTGTATTGCAGTTCTACAACTTAATAAAACTCATTTCTACTCCTTCTACTGCTCCTGCTTTGTTTGGAGGTGGTTTACTGGGTTATGTGATGTATGATGTAACCCATTATTACTTGCACCATGGGCAGCCTACAAGTGAAGTGCCAAAAAACCTCAAGGTAAAGAGATACAAATCCATCAGAACAACTTGAGTCTCATTACATTTCTCATTTACATGTGTGTAAAAAACAATCTACATACTAAAAATTATGTACAAACTCGGATCGTAGAAACATGCTATCATTTTAGTAGAAACAATTTGCATAGACCTGCATTAGCCCCATATCTAGAATGATCT carries:
- the LOC113707656 gene encoding dihydroceramide fatty acyl 2-hydroxylase FAH1-like isoform X2, yielding MEFGAKMVAQGFTVDLNKPLVFQVGHLGESYQEWVHQPIVSKEGPRFFGSDFWEFLTRTEWWVIPLVWLPVVCWFVSKSIVMGHTLPQITLMVVTGIGVWTLLEYTLHRFLFHIKTKSYWGNTMHYLLHGCHHKHPMDGLRLVFPPAATAVLCFPFYNLIKLISTPSTAPALFGGGLLGYVMYDVTHYYLHHGQPTSEVPKNLKKYHLNHHFRIQNKGFGITSSLWDKVFGTLPTSVPAEKSR
- the LOC113707656 gene encoding dihydroceramide fatty acyl 2-hydroxylase FAH1-like isoform X3, giving the protein MVAQGFTVDLNKPLVFQVGHLGESYQEWVHQPIVSKEGPRFFGSDFWEFLTRTEWWVIPLVWLPVVCWFVSKSIVMGHTLPQITLMVVTGIGVWTLLEYTLHRFLFHIKTKSYWGNTMHYLLHGCHHKHPMDGLRLVFPPAATAVLCFPFYNLIKLISTPSTAPALFGGGLLGYVMYDVTHYYLHHGQPTSEVPKNLKKYHLNHHFRIQNKGFGITSSLWDKVFGTLPTSVPAEKSR
- the LOC113707656 gene encoding dihydroceramide fatty acyl 2-hydroxylase FAH1-like isoform X1; the encoded protein is MGRRSELAGEGDERIWWFCFRDSLKSKRIKERERVGHLGESYQEWVHQPIVSKEGPRFFGSDFWEFLTRTEWWVIPLVWLPVVCWFVSKSIVMGHTLPQITLMVVTGIGVWTLLEYTLHRFLFHIKTKSYWGNTMHYLLHGCHHKHPMDGLRLVFPPAATAVLCFPFYNLIKLISTPSTAPALFGGGLLGYVMYDVTHYYLHHGQPTSEVPKNLKKYHLNHHFRIQNKGFGITSSLWDKVFGTLPTSVPAEKSR